A window from Primulina huaijiensis isolate GDHJ02 chromosome 13, ASM1229523v2, whole genome shotgun sequence encodes these proteins:
- the LOC140990876 gene encoding AUGMIN subunit 3, with the protein MGGARLCELFGELGYEGHHLLDSDSFEWPFQYDDVRPVLEWLCSSLRPSNVLSPSELSQYEQFLQEGKLLEGEDLDLAYDSISAFSARRDNQEAVFGTEEGLKEIRDATLAAKSEASELQKQLHHLQFQNDMLTEQASALIHGRRARVSATSTANGQLTTIDDSLSARNLEMNAVLGRMASTAQELAHYHSGDENGIYLTYTDFHPYLVVDSSCMEQLNQWFTKQLDTGPYRLVAKEGKSKCSWMNLNETSKVLVRDLENTQHQRLSELQRLRSIFGTSERQWVEAQVGNAKQQAILTTLKAQVTSDDAHIHLDLYSLRRKHAELAGELSTLYRREEKLLSETIPDLCWELAQLQDTYILQGDYDLKVMRQEFYINRQKTFISHLINQLSRHQFLKIACQLEKKIMLGAYSLLKVIELELQGYLSVGKGRVGRCIALAEAASDVPEQGAVDDRDTFLHGVRDLLSIYSNAQVGLSTYVSAPGLVHQLSNLQSDLMTLQSDLDYTLPEDRNRCINELCTLVQSLQQLLFASSTTAQPILTPWTLMKELDEMAKVNAKLSTAVEDVTMEHCKKNEIVKHHSQEMALQRRVFVDFFCNPERLRNQVKELTARVRALQVS; encoded by the exons ATGGGTGGCGCGCGGCTGTGCGAGTTGTTTGGAGAGTTGGGATACGAAGGACACCATTTATTGGACTCCGATAGCTTTGAATGGCCTTTCCAATACGACGACGTTCGACCCGTACTCGAGTGGCTGTGCTCTAGCCTTCGCCCATCCAACGTCCTCTCCCCTTCCGAGCTTTCTCA GTACGAGCAGTTTCTGCAGGAAGGGAAGCTTTTAGAG GGAGAAGATTTAGACTTAGCTTATGACAGCATTTCAGCATTTTCAGCAAGGAGAGACAACCAGGAGGCAGTTTTTGGAACTGAAGAGGGATTGAAAGAAATTCG TGATGCTACATTAGCAGCAAAATCTGAAGCCTCAGAGTTACAGAAACAGCTACATCATCTGCAATTTCAAAATGATATGCTCACTGAGCAGGCTTCAGCACTAATTCATGGTCGAAGAGCACGAGTTTCTGCAACCTCCACTGCCAATGGACAACTGACTACCATAGATGATAGCCTTTCAGCAAGGAATttggag ATGAATGCAGTCTTAGGACGGATGGCTTCTACTGCTCAAGAGTTGGCTCACTATCATTCAGGAGATG AAAATGGAATCTACTTGACTTACACTGATTTTCATCCGTACTTGGTTGTGGATTCCTCTTGCATGGAACAGTTAAATCAATGGTTCACCAAGCAACTGGACACG GGCCCTTACAGATTAGTGGCTAAGGAGGGAAAATCTAAATGTTCATGGATGAATCTCAATGAGACTTCAAAAGTCTTAGTACGGG ATTTGGAAAATACACAGCATCAACGCCTTTCTGAATTGCAGCGACTTCGATCCAT ATTTGGAACAAGTGAAAGGCAATGGGTAGAAGCTCAAGTTGGGAATGCCAAGCAGCAAGCCATTCTCACGACGCTTAAAGCTCAAGTGACATCAGATGATGCTCATATCCACCTCGACCTTTATTCTCTTCG GAGAAAACATGCTGAACTGGCTGGAGAACTTTCTACTTTATATCGCAGAGAAGAGAAGCTATTATCTGAG ACTATTCCTGATCTTTGCTGGGAGCTAGCTCAGTTACAAGACACATACATATTGCAAG GGGATTACGATTTGAAAGTTATGCGCCAAGAATTTTATATCAATCGGCAAAAAACG TTCATTAGTCATTTGATTAATCAACTGTCAAGgcatcaatttttaaaaatagcatGTCAGTTGGAAAAGAAGATTATGCTTGGAGCCTATTCCTTACTCAAAGTTATTGAACTAGAGCTTCAAGGATACCTGTCAGTGGGAAAAGGTCGAGTG GGCCGTTGCATAGCATTAGCTGAAGCTGCGTCTGACGTACCTGAACAAGGAGCAGTGGATGATCGAGATACTTTTCTCCATGGTGTTAGAGATCTTTTGAGCATCTATTCAA ATGCTCAAGTTGGTTTATCAACATATGTGTCTGCACCGGGCCTTGTTCATCAATTATCTAACCTTCAATCTGACCTAATGACTTTGCAATCTGACTTGGATTATACTCTTCCTGAGGACAGAAACAGATGTATTAAcgaatt GTGTACCCTTGTCCAAAGTCTACAGCAATTATTATTTGCATCATCTACAACTGCCCAACCAATACTGACACCCtgg ACGCTAATGAAGGAACTGGATGAAATGGCGAAGGTCAATGCAAAGCTGTCAACTGCGGTTGAAGATGTGACAATGGAGCATTGCAAGAAGAATGAG ATTGTTAAACACCATTCCCAAGAGATGGCACTTCAAAGGCGAGTCTTTGTTGATTTTTTCTGCAACCCAGAACGGCTGAGGAATCAAGTTAAGGAACTGACAGCACGAGTCAGGGCTTTGCAGGTGTCATAG